Proteins encoded by one window of Pseudomonadota bacterium:
- the purM gene encoding phosphoribosylformylglycinamidine cyclo-ligase — MSGESTTYKDAGVDVEAGNQFVKKISPLVKATYRSEVLKDLGGFGALFSLRKDKYDNPVLVSSTDGVGTKLNIAFLLDKHDTIGIDLVAMVVNDIVVQGAEPLFFLDYLAMGKLDSDQAAEIVAGIAHGCQAAGCSLIGGETAEMPGFYPDGEYELAGFGVGIVDKDEVVDGSSVRVGDRIIGLASSGLHSNGYSLARKVLLGDQAYRIDSQIDELGCSLGGELLRPTRIYVKPIANLIRDFTIKGIAHITGGGLRHNIVRVLPNRCQAVIELGAWERPPVFSLISRLGGVSETEMLATFNCGIGMVLIVPADEVEEQMSRLQAMGEVCYVIGEITKREVDETGISFR, encoded by the coding sequence ATGTCAGGAGAAAGTACAACCTATAAAGATGCCGGTGTTGATGTTGAAGCCGGGAATCAGTTTGTCAAAAAAATCAGTCCGCTGGTCAAAGCAACATACAGGTCTGAAGTATTGAAGGATCTGGGTGGATTTGGCGCCTTGTTTTCTCTTCGTAAAGATAAATATGACAACCCGGTGCTGGTATCCTCTACTGATGGTGTCGGAACAAAACTGAATATTGCTTTTCTGCTGGATAAACATGATACCATCGGCATTGACCTGGTGGCCATGGTGGTCAACGATATTGTGGTCCAGGGGGCGGAACCGCTTTTCTTTCTGGACTACCTGGCCATGGGAAAACTTGATTCCGACCAGGCGGCTGAGATTGTTGCCGGGATTGCCCATGGTTGTCAAGCGGCCGGTTGTTCACTGATAGGGGGAGAAACCGCGGAAATGCCAGGTTTTTATCCCGATGGAGAATATGAACTGGCCGGTTTCGGTGTCGGTATTGTGGATAAAGATGAGGTTGTTGATGGTTCCAGCGTAAGAGTGGGTGACCGTATCATCGGTTTGGCTTCTTCCGGACTGCATAGTAACGGTTATTCCCTGGCTCGGAAAGTGCTGCTTGGTGATCAGGCCTATCGGATTGATTCCCAGATTGATGAACTGGGTTGCAGCCTTGGTGGAGAACTGCTCCGGCCCACCCGCATTTACGTTAAACCGATTGCCAACCTGATCCGTGATTTTACCATCAAGGGCATTGCCCATATTACCGGCGGCGGTTTGCGGCATAATATCGTTCGGGTACTGCCTAATCGCTGCCAGGCGGTTATTGAGCTTGGTGCCTGGGAACGTCCACCTGTTTTTTCCCTGATCAGCCGCCTGGGCGGCGTGAGCGAAACGGAAATGCTGGCGACGTTTAATTGCGGCATCGGTATGGTGCTGATTGTGCCGGCGGATGAAGTGGAAGAGCAGATGTCCAGATTGCAGGCTATGGGGGAGGTCTGCTATGTTATTGGTGAAATTACCAAAAGAGAGGTGGATGAAACGGGGATTTCTTTTCGTTAA
- a CDS encoding carbohydrate kinase family protein yields the protein MVFDDRFKNHILPDKIHILNVSFLVPEMRREFGGCAGNIAYNLKLLGGDPLPMGTVGEDFAPYAEWLESCSIDLSYLTVVKDTFTAQAFVTTDLDDNQITAFHPGAMGFAHRNQVEAADGVSIGMVSPDGREGMIQHAVQFVEAGIPFIFDPGQGLPMFDGPELRRFIKQAAWLTVNDYEWQLLKDRTGLSLAEVTAELQSLIITRGGEGSIIHADGREFVIPVAAASEFNDPTGCGDAYRAGLLFGLTNGFDWETTGRLASLMGAIKIEHHGTQNHHFTVAGFKDRFRQSYGYEF from the coding sequence ATGGTTTTTGACGACCGCTTCAAAAATCACATCCTTCCCGATAAAATACATATTTTGAATGTTTCGTTCCTGGTTCCGGAGATGCGGCGGGAATTCGGCGGCTGCGCCGGCAATATTGCCTATAATCTCAAACTGCTCGGCGGCGATCCTCTGCCCATGGGTACCGTTGGCGAGGATTTTGCTCCCTACGCCGAATGGCTGGAGAGCTGTTCTATCGACCTGAGCTACCTCACCGTGGTGAAGGATACCTTTACCGCCCAGGCCTTTGTTACCACTGATCTGGACGACAACCAGATTACGGCTTTTCATCCCGGGGCCATGGGTTTTGCCCACCGGAATCAGGTCGAAGCCGCCGATGGAGTTTCTATCGGCATGGTTTCTCCCGACGGTCGCGAGGGCATGATCCAGCACGCCGTCCAGTTTGTCGAGGCCGGTATTCCTTTTATCTTCGACCCCGGCCAGGGACTGCCCATGTTCGATGGCCCGGAATTGCGTCGCTTCATCAAACAGGCTGCCTGGCTGACGGTTAATGACTACGAGTGGCAGCTGCTCAAGGATCGCACCGGGTTGAGCCTGGCGGAAGTTACAGCCGAGCTGCAGTCTTTGATCATTACTCGCGGCGGTGAAGGCTCGATCATCCACGCCGATGGCCGGGAGTTTGTTATCCCGGTTGCCGCGGCCAGCGAGTTCAATGATCCCACCGGTTGCGGTGATGCCTACCGGGCTGGTCTGCTTTTCGGGCTGACCAACGGCTTTGACTGGGAAACTACCGGCCGCCTGGCCTCGCTCATGGGAGCGATCAAGATTGAACACCACGGGACCCAGAATCACCATTTCACCGTTGCTGGTTTCAAGGATCGTTTCCGGCAGAGCTACGGCTACGAGTTTTAG
- the purN gene encoding phosphoribosylglycinamide formyltransferase: MTRIGVLISGSGSNLQAIIDTVEKGKINGEIVLVISNDPEAYGLVRAANHQIPTAVLVHTDYPSREEYDRALVKSLEDAGVELVCLAGFMRVITPVFIGAFPGKIINIHPALLPAFPGTHGQGQTFDYGTRVAGCTVHFVDDQVDHGPIIIQAVVPVLPDDDEDSLSARILRCEHKIYPEAARLFCDNRLRIEGRKVKILDQETSGLDEAYLINPPVKERCKAKG, encoded by the coding sequence ATGACCAGGATCGGCGTATTGATTTCCGGCAGCGGCAGCAACCTGCAGGCGATTATCGATACGGTGGAAAAAGGTAAAATCAATGGGGAAATCGTTCTGGTCATCAGTAACGATCCTGAAGCTTACGGGCTGGTCAGGGCAGCCAATCACCAGATTCCTACCGCTGTTCTTGTCCATACCGATTATCCTTCCCGGGAAGAATATGACCGGGCGCTGGTAAAATCCCTGGAGGATGCCGGGGTTGAACTGGTTTGCCTGGCGGGTTTCATGCGGGTGATCACTCCGGTATTCATCGGGGCATTCCCCGGGAAAATTATCAATATCCATCCGGCACTGCTGCCGGCTTTTCCCGGAACCCATGGCCAGGGGCAGACCTTTGACTATGGTACCAGGGTGGCCGGCTGCACGGTTCATTTTGTTGATGACCAGGTTGACCACGGGCCGATTATAATCCAGGCGGTGGTCCCGGTGCTGCCGGATGATGATGAAGATTCCCTCTCAGCCCGAATCCTCCGCTGTGAACACAAGATATATCCCGAGGCGGCCCGGCTTTTTTGCGACAACCGGCTGCGCATCGAGGGACGGAAGGTGAAGATCCTTGATCAGGAAACTTCCGGCCTTGATGAAGCATACCTGATCAATCCTCCGGTAAAAGAAAGGTGTAAGGCAAAAGGTTAA
- a CDS encoding NDP-sugar synthase: protein MSDWTAMVLAAGYGTRLRPLTEEMPKPLIPVVNQPLLSMVLRHLFRWQPRRVVVNGHHLSQQVHDFLLSSPRAESISFIHEKNILGTGGGIRNAAAKLGGEFFVTINGDVLTDLPLDLVMDFHRQQDVLATMVFHDYPRFNSVQVAGQRIVSFNQKYTSTDKTQLLAYTGIQICSPRLLSIFSGSGFISIIDVYEQLLREEREQIAAYIMPAGQYYWRDLGTVGDYLNIHRDLRENPALAHSLLGHKVDFPLVAPGAKVSGAELSGVTVIAPRCELGLGSRVEDSILWPGVSIGRECRLQRSIVGQNVKIPAGSILMDQVLVNEKREVIN from the coding sequence GTGAGTGATTGGACGGCAATGGTCCTGGCTGCGGGTTATGGCACCCGCCTGCGGCCGTTGACTGAAGAAATGCCCAAGCCGTTGATTCCGGTAGTCAATCAGCCGCTTTTATCCATGGTTCTGCGGCATCTGTTTCGCTGGCAGCCGCGGCGGGTGGTGGTGAATGGCCATCATCTCAGCCAGCAGGTTCATGATTTTCTTCTGTCTTCTCCCCGGGCTGAAAGTATTTCATTTATCCATGAAAAAAATATCCTGGGAACCGGTGGCGGGATCAGGAACGCGGCGGCAAAACTTGGTGGTGAATTTTTTGTGACCATCAATGGTGATGTTTTGACTGATCTGCCCCTTGATCTGGTGATGGATTTTCACCGACAGCAGGATGTGCTGGCGACCATGGTATTCCATGATTATCCCCGTTTCAACTCAGTACAGGTAGCCGGACAGCGGATAGTTTCCTTCAATCAGAAATATACCTCTACAGATAAAACTCAATTACTGGCCTATACCGGTATTCAGATTTGTTCTCCCCGATTGCTTTCCATTTTTTCCGGTTCCGGTTTTATTTCGATTATCGATGTTTATGAACAGCTGCTGCGGGAAGAAAGGGAGCAGATTGCCGCCTATATTATGCCTGCCGGTCAGTATTACTGGCGTGACCTGGGAACCGTTGGCGATTATCTGAACATTCACCGGGACCTGCGGGAAAATCCAGCACTGGCACACTCGCTGTTGGGACATAAGGTCGACTTTCCCCTGGTAGCTCCGGGAGCCAAGGTTTCCGGAGCTGAGTTGTCAGGGGTTACGGTGATTGCTCCCCGGTGTGAGCTTGGGTTGGGAAGCAGAGTTGAGGATTCCATTCTCTGGCCAGGCGTTAGCATTGGCAGAGAATGCCGTTTGCAACGTAGTATTGTCGGGCAAAATGTGAAAATTCCAGCGGGAAGCATATTGATGGATCAGGTGCTGGTGAATGAAAAGAGGGAAGTTATAAATTGA